From Syntrophorhabdaceae bacterium, a single genomic window includes:
- a CDS encoding fumarylacetoacetate hydrolase family protein yields the protein MSEVFNPTKVIAIGLNYHDHAKELNMDVPDRPLIFMKPSTAVIGSTDAIVFPPQSILLHYEGELAVVIKEKVRNVTKDEAPHVIAGYTCANDVTARDLQRIDGQWTRAKSFDTFCPLGPRLASDVDPKNLSITTRVNGVVKQHSSTLNMIFDVFELVSFISGIMTLMPGDVIITGTPPGVGELHVGDEVEVEIEGIGVLKNAVIK from the coding sequence GTGAGCGAGGTTTTCAACCCTACAAAGGTAATAGCTATCGGACTCAATTATCACGACCACGCCAAAGAGCTCAACATGGATGTGCCCGATAGGCCGTTGATCTTCATGAAGCCCTCTACTGCGGTTATCGGGAGCACGGACGCCATCGTATTCCCGCCCCAGTCTATCCTGCTTCACTATGAGGGGGAGCTGGCCGTGGTTATCAAGGAAAAAGTCAGAAACGTAACCAAAGATGAGGCGCCACATGTGATAGCCGGATACACCTGCGCCAATGATGTGACCGCCCGGGACCTGCAACGGATTGATGGACAGTGGACGCGGGCCAAGTCCTTCGACACGTTCTGTCCTTTGGGTCCGCGTCTAGCTTCGGATGTGGATCCGAAGAATTTGAGCATCACGACCCGGGTGAACGGAGTGGTCAAACAACATTCGAGCACCCTAAACATGATATTTGATGTATTTGAGCTTGTCTCTTTTATCTCGGGAATCATGACGCTTATGCCCGGCGACGTAATCATTACCGGGACCCCACCCGGAGTGGGAGAGCTTCACGTCGGCGACGAGGTGGAGGTGGAAATAGAAGGCATCGGCGTTCTTAAGAACGCGGTGATCAAATAG
- a CDS encoding flavin reductase family protein: protein MAKIEIDSDRVLYPMPCSLVGANVGGKPNYLTVAWFTMVNPEPAYLAAAMNKVHYTNSGIKENGTFSINIPSSAMAEVTDYCGLVSGRKFDKAARFNTFYGKLKTAPMISECPLNVELKLIKTVELPAEELFIGEIETVYCDERYVEDGVPQLKKIMPFVLIMSEKKYVGLGDEIGPAWGLGKKLMK from the coding sequence ATGGCCAAGATCGAAATTGACAGCGACCGGGTTCTCTATCCTATGCCCTGTTCGCTCGTAGGCGCCAACGTGGGTGGGAAGCCCAATTACCTTACCGTGGCCTGGTTCACTATGGTCAACCCTGAACCTGCCTATCTGGCGGCTGCCATGAACAAAGTGCACTACACAAACTCGGGCATTAAAGAGAATGGAACGTTCAGTATCAACATACCTTCATCGGCCATGGCCGAAGTGACCGATTATTGCGGACTTGTTTCCGGAAGGAAATTCGACAAAGCCGCGCGATTTAATACGTTCTACGGCAAGCTCAAAACCGCTCCCATGATCAGCGAGTGTCCCCTGAACGTCGAACTGAAATTAATCAAGACCGTGGAGCTGCCCGCTGAAGAGCTTTTCATCGGAGAGATTGAGACGGTTTACTGCGACGAGCGCTACGTTGAGGACGGTGTGCCTCAACTTAAGAAGATCATGCCCTTTGTGCTCATCATGTCTGAGAAGAAGTATGTGGGCTTAGGAGACGAGATTGGCCCTGCCTGGGGACTGGGAAAGAAACTCATGAAATGA
- the metG gene encoding methionine--tRNA ligase subunit beta, with protein MENISFEEFMKVELKVAEIKSCEDIEGADKLYRLTIDAGEERTIVAGIKQYYAKEELTGKKIVIVANLEPRKLRGIMSHGMLLAASNEDKTSVVLLTLDKDIPNGSKVS; from the coding sequence ATGGAGAATATTAGCTTTGAAGAATTCATGAAGGTGGAGCTCAAAGTCGCTGAAATCAAATCATGCGAAGACATAGAGGGGGCGGACAAATTATACCGCCTCACTATCGACGCAGGGGAAGAGCGGACCATCGTGGCGGGCATTAAACAATACTATGCCAAAGAAGAGCTGACAGGTAAAAAGATCGTGATCGTTGCCAATCTGGAACCGAGGAAACTCAGGGGCATCATGTCGCACGGCATGCTGCTCGCGGCCTCCAATGAAGACAAAACCTCCGTTGTGCTGCTTACGCTCGACAAGGACATACCGAACGGTAGCAAGGTCTCCTGA
- a CDS encoding Na/Pi cotransporter family protein: protein MKELLLFITGVALFLFGMLKLALSMQTAFSSRIRQYIRFSVKRPVFGVIVGLLSTITFQSSSATTLLTIGLVSAGLVSFFHSLGVILGADIGTTLTIQLIVWKITAISPVLLFAGIMTYFFGKGRAKIIGEAMLYFGMIFYGLSIITDATATLKENELFVSFFRETKNPLVGFFVGLVLAAVVHASAIPIGILVVLSQHGLITIEGALPILLGANVGTTATALLGSMVSNINGKRSAVAHLIFKCAGALICFLIFPFFVVFLKYLSSSAAQQIALSHFFVNLMITVVFIFLLRPFSNFIKKIMPGKEETLVRWPEFLEPKCLASPEKALACVKKELLREIALAQKMLREALSLVHTYLDSKKQDITYIELVVDNLQDEITKYLWHISCGDISAALTKKLFAFSSFTSDIERVGDHSTNIAELAESKHRRHAFFSEAGKEELRDIGGLVLENLADAASLIERKDLTKIRAVFERERLVDIKIKNAIQKHLERFYEKVCHAEAGPMFVDILVNLERISDHCRIMAQLVDGLDDEPASPRK from the coding sequence ATGAAGGAACTTCTCCTCTTTATAACCGGTGTGGCGCTCTTTCTCTTCGGCATGCTGAAGCTCGCCTTAAGCATGCAGACTGCGTTCAGTTCGCGGATCAGACAATACATCCGTTTTTCGGTAAAAAGACCCGTCTTCGGCGTTATAGTCGGTCTACTATCGACCATTACCTTTCAGAGCAGCTCAGCCACGACGCTGCTTACCATCGGGCTCGTGAGCGCCGGTCTCGTGAGTTTCTTCCATTCCCTGGGCGTTATACTCGGTGCAGACATCGGCACCACGCTTACCATACAGCTCATCGTGTGGAAGATAACGGCCATTTCCCCGGTCCTGCTCTTCGCAGGAATCATGACCTATTTCTTCGGAAAAGGCCGTGCAAAAATCATCGGCGAAGCCATGCTCTATTTCGGCATGATCTTCTACGGTCTAAGCATCATCACCGACGCCACGGCAACTCTCAAGGAGAATGAGCTTTTTGTCTCTTTTTTTCGGGAAACGAAAAACCCTTTGGTGGGATTCTTCGTCGGGCTCGTACTCGCCGCGGTGGTTCACGCTTCGGCAATCCCCATAGGCATTCTTGTAGTCTTAAGCCAGCACGGGCTCATCACCATTGAGGGTGCCCTGCCGATCCTTTTGGGTGCAAACGTGGGTACCACGGCGACAGCTCTGCTCGGCAGCATGGTAAGCAATATCAACGGCAAGAGAAGCGCCGTGGCGCATCTCATCTTCAAATGCGCGGGTGCGCTTATCTGTTTTCTCATCTTCCCCTTTTTCGTGGTGTTTCTCAAATATCTCTCCTCGAGCGCTGCCCAGCAGATCGCCCTCAGCCATTTCTTCGTCAACCTTATGATCACTGTGGTCTTTATCTTTCTTCTGCGGCCCTTCTCAAATTTCATCAAGAAGATCATGCCGGGAAAAGAGGAGACACTTGTGCGCTGGCCTGAGTTTCTTGAGCCGAAATGCCTGGCGAGCCCCGAGAAGGCCCTTGCCTGCGTGAAGAAAGAGCTGTTGAGGGAAATAGCCCTTGCGCAAAAGATGCTCCGCGAGGCATTAAGCCTTGTGCATACATACCTGGATTCAAAAAAGCAGGATATCACGTACATCGAACTCGTGGTCGATAACCTTCAAGACGAGATTACCAAGTATCTCTGGCACATCTCCTGTGGTGACATCTCGGCGGCCCTTACCAAGAAACTTTTCGCTTTCTCCTCATTCACCTCCGATATAGAGCGGGTTGGGGACCATTCCACGAATATCGCTGAGCTCGCCGAATCCAAGCACAGAAGGCATGCGTTCTTTTCAGAAGCGGGGAAGGAAGAGTTGAGAGACATCGGCGGACTGGTGCTCGAGAACCTTGCAGACGCCGCCTCGCTCATCGAAAGAAAGGACCTGACGAAGATACGGGCGGTCTTCGAACGGGAGCGTCTGGTTGACATCAAAATCAAGAATGCCATCCAGAAGCATCTCGAGAGGTTCTATGAGAAGGTGTGCCACGCGGAAGCAGGGCCCATGTTCGTTGATATACTGGTGAACCTGGAACGGATATCGGATCACTGCCGGATCATGGCGCAACTCGTGGACGGACTTGACGACGAGCCTGCATCTCCCCGGAAGTGA